In a genomic window of Brucella anthropi ATCC 49188:
- a CDS encoding DeoR/GlpR family DNA-binding transcription regulator — protein MSRISRKEERIAELAALVDDVGVLRLRDAAARLGVSEMTIRRDIGSDGGMLNCLGGYIIPTQDGVNGDYVFDFEKDSHANAKAQACAAAAALIEPYDTVFIDCGTTMPHLAHRIPQNQHITVVCYALNIAEILSQRSDVRLIVLGGLYHPEAASFSGDEGIDVLKRVNINKAFLSAGGVDEQHGVTCSHFHEVPIKQMAMQRAVEKHLVVDKSKYGKVRAARFAGITDFTSIVSG, from the coding sequence GTGAGCAGAATCAGCCGGAAGGAAGAGCGGATTGCCGAACTGGCGGCGCTGGTCGATGACGTTGGCGTGCTTCGCCTGCGGGATGCGGCAGCGCGTCTTGGCGTGTCGGAAATGACGATTCGCCGCGATATCGGCAGCGATGGCGGGATGCTGAATTGTTTGGGTGGTTACATTATTCCCACGCAGGACGGTGTGAATGGCGATTATGTCTTTGATTTTGAAAAAGACAGCCATGCCAATGCCAAAGCGCAGGCTTGTGCCGCAGCGGCAGCGTTGATCGAACCCTATGATACTGTTTTCATAGATTGCGGCACGACAATGCCGCACCTTGCTCACCGCATACCGCAGAACCAGCATATTACGGTTGTCTGCTACGCTCTCAACATTGCGGAAATCCTGTCGCAGCGCAGTGATGTGCGGCTTATTGTTTTGGGCGGACTTTATCACCCGGAAGCGGCGTCGTTTTCAGGGGATGAGGGGATCGACGTCCTGAAGCGCGTCAACATCAACAAAGCTTTCCTGTCGGCTGGCGGCGTCGACGAGCAGCACGGGGTTACGTGTTCACACTTCCATGAAGTACCGATCAAGCAGATGGCGATGCAGCGCGCTGTCGAAAAACATCTCGTCGTCGACAAGAGCAAATATGGCAAGGTCCGCGCCGCGCGCTTCGCGGGCATAACCGACTTCACGTCGATTGTGTCGGGCTAG
- a CDS encoding autoinducer 2 ABC transporter substrate-binding protein: MKKFLASVAIAMSVAVPHAFAEGVVDTSKINKELITTANDKKYTIATVVKVDGIAWFDRMRDGVDQFKADTGNDVWMVGPSQADAAAQVQIVENLIAQGVDAIAIVPFSVEAVEPVLKKARERGIVVISHEASNIQNVDYDIEAFDNKAYGANLMKELGKSMGGKGKYVTTVGSLTSKSQMEWIDGAVEYQKANFPEMSEATGRLETYDDANTDYNKLKEAMTAYPDITGILGAPMPTSAGAGRLIAEGGLKGKVFFAGTGLVSVAGEYIKNDDVQYIQFWDPAVAGYAMNMLAVAALEKKNDQIKAGLNLGLPGYESLLAPDAAKPNLLYGAGWVGVTKENMDKYDF; this comes from the coding sequence GTGAAAAAATTTCTAGCATCCGTGGCGATCGCCATGTCCGTGGCCGTTCCGCACGCTTTCGCGGAAGGCGTCGTTGATACGTCGAAGATCAACAAGGAACTGATTACCACTGCCAATGACAAGAAATACACCATCGCAACCGTCGTGAAGGTTGATGGCATTGCATGGTTCGACCGTATGCGCGACGGCGTCGACCAGTTCAAGGCAGACACCGGCAACGATGTCTGGATGGTCGGTCCGAGCCAGGCGGATGCCGCGGCACAGGTCCAGATCGTTGAGAACCTGATCGCGCAGGGCGTTGACGCCATCGCCATCGTGCCGTTCTCCGTTGAAGCCGTCGAGCCGGTTCTGAAGAAGGCGCGTGAGCGTGGCATCGTGGTCATCAGCCATGAAGCCTCCAACATCCAGAATGTCGATTACGACATCGAAGCCTTCGACAACAAGGCCTATGGCGCCAATCTCATGAAGGAACTCGGCAAGTCGATGGGTGGCAAGGGCAAGTATGTCACGACCGTCGGCAGCCTGACCTCCAAGTCGCAGATGGAATGGATCGACGGTGCCGTCGAATACCAGAAGGCCAATTTCCCGGAAATGTCGGAAGCAACTGGCCGTCTCGAAACCTATGACGATGCCAACACCGACTATAACAAGCTCAAGGAAGCGATGACCGCCTATCCGGACATCACGGGCATCCTCGGTGCGCCGATGCCGACCTCTGCCGGTGCCGGACGCCTGATCGCCGAAGGCGGCCTCAAGGGCAAGGTCTTCTTCGCGGGCACCGGTCTCGTTTCGGTCGCAGGCGAATATATCAAGAATGACGACGTTCAATATATTCAGTTCTGGGACCCGGCAGTTGCGGGCTATGCCATGAACATGCTGGCCGTCGCAGCGCTTGAAAAGAAGAACGACCAGATCAAGGCCGGTCTCAATCTGGGTCTGCCGGGCTATGAAAGCCTGCTGGCGCCTGACGCTGCCAAGCCGAACCTGCTCTATGGTGCAGGCTGGGTCGGTGTGACCAAGGAAAACATGGATAAGTACGACTTCTGA
- a CDS encoding MFS transporter, with translation MSNPYREIFSAPGAIGFSAAAFFARLPIAMAPVGIVAMLAQTHGEYWLAGAVSATFALTNAFIAPQISRLVDRYGQSRIVMPATVVSVIAFAFLLVATNQGWANWTLFVSAFFAGAMPSIPAMVRARWTEIFRNRPELNTAFAFESAADELVYISGASLSVALAVSLFPEAGMLISTAFLAVGTIAFLLQRSSEPPVRALDQDSPQRSAIWSRPVQIITLALIFVGSTFATAEVSAVAITSELGQPGAASLVIGVYAIGSFLVGITLGALSLRMPLQRQLMIAVSVLALTALPLPFAGTSTTLLAVAVFVSGVAISPTFITAFGLIERRVPETMLTEGITWVMTGIGIGMAFGAFVSGWVVDNFGAANGFWVSVVASLSAVATVALGQASLSGTREAVECDALCAAEAAE, from the coding sequence ATGTCCAATCCATATAGAGAAATTTTCAGCGCCCCAGGCGCTATCGGCTTTTCGGCGGCGGCCTTTTTCGCCCGTCTTCCCATCGCGATGGCCCCTGTCGGCATCGTGGCCATGCTTGCGCAGACGCACGGCGAATATTGGCTGGCGGGCGCGGTGTCTGCCACTTTCGCGCTCACGAATGCATTCATAGCGCCGCAGATTTCACGCCTTGTCGACCGTTACGGACAAAGCCGCATCGTCATGCCTGCCACGGTCGTTTCGGTGATAGCCTTCGCCTTTCTGCTCGTAGCGACAAATCAGGGCTGGGCAAACTGGACATTGTTCGTCTCGGCATTTTTTGCCGGTGCCATGCCCAGCATCCCGGCCATGGTAAGGGCAAGATGGACGGAAATTTTCCGCAATCGCCCCGAACTGAACACCGCTTTCGCATTCGAGTCGGCGGCGGATGAGTTGGTCTATATTTCAGGCGCTTCCCTTTCCGTGGCGCTGGCGGTGTCCCTTTTCCCCGAAGCGGGGATGCTTATCAGCACGGCTTTTCTGGCCGTGGGCACGATCGCCTTCCTCCTGCAGCGCTCCAGTGAACCGCCAGTTCGTGCGCTCGATCAGGACAGCCCGCAACGTTCCGCTATCTGGTCGCGTCCCGTTCAGATCATCACGCTGGCACTTATCTTCGTCGGCTCCACCTTTGCGACAGCCGAAGTCAGTGCTGTGGCGATCACAAGCGAGCTTGGTCAGCCCGGTGCGGCCAGCCTTGTGATCGGTGTCTATGCCATCGGTTCGTTTCTTGTGGGGATAACGCTCGGTGCATTGTCGCTTCGGATGCCTCTACAGCGCCAGTTGATGATTGCCGTCAGCGTGCTGGCACTGACTGCCTTGCCATTACCCTTCGCTGGCACATCGACCACGCTTCTTGCCGTGGCGGTGTTCGTCAGCGGTGTTGCGATTTCTCCGACATTCATCACGGCCTTCGGCCTTATCGAACGCCGCGTGCCTGAGACTATGCTGACCGAAGGCATTACCTGGGTCATGACGGGCATCGGCATCGGAATGGCGTTTGGTGCGTTCGTTTCCGGTTGGGTGGTCGACAATTTCGGTGCAGCAAACGGCTTCTGGGTTTCTGTTGTCGCCAGCCTCAGCGCGGTTGCAACCGTCGCGCTTGGTCAGGCCAGCCTGTCCGGCACGCGGGAAGCAGTCGAATGCGACGCGCTGTGCGCAGCAGAAGCGGCAGAGTAG
- a CDS encoding sugar ABC transporter ATP-binding protein, with protein MNENLIELRHIGKRFGGVRALDDVSFAIKPGEIHCLAGENGSGKSTIIKVMSGVYTPEDGEILIDGKSVGKLDPVKSVHHGIQVIYQDFSLFGNLTVAENLAINTFLIEGRKGVDWKRVRDLAQKALARLDVSIDLDADVDSLPTSGKQIVAIARAVMADARLIIMDEPTTALTRHEVDALFKIVRDIQAQGIAVLFVSHKMREMLEISERLTVFRNGKKVAEGPISDFDEPSITRAMTGQELTSDHYHWTPREGASANPILEITNLSVPGAVENASLALNAGEIVGISGLIGSGRTELALALFGMKPDFTGTVRIDGKQVHPKTVQEGIACGVAYVPEDRLTEGLFLTQSIERNIIVTSIEKFVRGLFIDRRQADTTTRDMFSAMHIVAPGPHTPVNHLSGGNAQRVVLARWLLTGAKILILNGPTVGVDVGSKAQIHNIIRKLASDEGLAVLMISDDVPELVQNCNRVLVMHRGRFVDELSGETMTEDAVNDRLKTLN; from the coding sequence ATGAATGAAAACCTGATCGAACTGCGCCATATCGGAAAACGTTTCGGTGGCGTCAGGGCGCTGGACGATGTTTCCTTTGCCATCAAGCCCGGCGAAATCCACTGTCTCGCGGGCGAGAACGGTTCCGGCAAGTCCACCATCATCAAGGTCATGTCGGGCGTCTACACGCCGGAAGACGGCGAGATACTGATCGACGGCAAATCAGTCGGCAAACTTGACCCCGTCAAGTCGGTTCACCACGGCATTCAGGTGATCTATCAGGATTTCTCGCTGTTCGGGAACCTGACGGTTGCTGAAAATCTGGCAATCAATACTTTTCTTATCGAAGGCCGCAAGGGCGTCGACTGGAAGCGCGTGCGTGACCTAGCACAGAAGGCGCTGGCGCGGCTCGACGTAAGCATCGACCTCGATGCGGATGTGGACAGCCTGCCGACATCAGGCAAGCAGATCGTGGCGATTGCGCGCGCCGTCATGGCTGACGCCCGCCTCATTATCATGGACGAGCCGACCACCGCGCTGACGCGGCATGAAGTCGATGCACTGTTCAAAATCGTGCGCGATATTCAGGCACAAGGCATCGCGGTGCTTTTCGTCAGCCACAAGATGCGCGAGATGCTGGAAATCAGCGAAAGGCTGACCGTCTTCCGCAATGGCAAGAAGGTTGCCGAAGGCCCGATTTCCGATTTCGACGAACCGTCGATCACCCGCGCGATGACCGGTCAGGAACTCACATCGGACCATTATCACTGGACCCCGCGTGAAGGCGCTTCGGCCAATCCGATCCTTGAAATCACAAACCTTTCTGTTCCGGGGGCGGTGGAAAATGCGAGCCTCGCTCTCAATGCGGGCGAAATCGTCGGCATATCCGGGTTGATCGGCTCCGGTCGCACGGAACTCGCACTCGCGCTCTTCGGCATGAAGCCGGATTTCACCGGCACTGTTCGTATCGATGGCAAGCAAGTTCATCCAAAGACAGTTCAGGAAGGGATCGCCTGCGGCGTCGCCTATGTGCCGGAAGACCGCCTGACGGAAGGCCTGTTCCTGACGCAATCGATCGAGCGCAACATCATCGTCACTTCCATCGAAAAATTCGTGCGCGGCCTCTTCATCGACCGCAGACAAGCTGACACCACAACCCGCGACATGTTTTCGGCGATGCACATCGTTGCCCCCGGTCCGCATACGCCGGTCAATCACCTGTCGGGCGGCAATGCGCAGCGTGTGGTGCTGGCACGCTGGCTTTTGACAGGTGCCAAAATCCTGATCCTCAATGGACCAACCGTCGGTGTCGATGTCGGCTCCAAGGCACAGATCCACAATATCATCCGCAAGCTCGCCAGTGATGAAGGGCTCGCCGTCCTGATGATTTCCGACGATGTGCCCGAGCTGGTGCAGAACTGCAATCGTGTGCTGGTGATGCATCGCGGACGTTTCGTCGACGAACTTTCCGGTGAAACCATGACCGAAGATGCCGTCAATGACCGGCTCAAGACGCTGAATTGA
- a CDS encoding TetR/AcrR family transcriptional regulator has product MRKPRSEMIAETRTKLMAAGRKAFGTVGYTEASMDDFTASAGLTRGALYHHFGDKKGLLQAVINEIDCEMAARLCTISAKAPDRWQGFVDENTAYIEMALEPEIQRIMFRDGPAVFGDPSSWPSANGCIRTITTSLVALHEEGVIVDIDSEAAARLINAASSAAAQWIANSDDPETTSKRAVKAFRKLLEGLLIRKK; this is encoded by the coding sequence ATGCGTAAACCGCGAAGCGAAATGATTGCTGAAACGAGGACGAAGCTGATGGCTGCGGGCCGCAAGGCTTTCGGGACCGTTGGTTACACTGAGGCTTCGATGGATGATTTTACAGCCTCTGCCGGGCTGACACGCGGCGCGCTCTATCATCATTTCGGCGACAAGAAAGGCCTTCTGCAGGCCGTAATCAACGAAATCGATTGCGAGATGGCCGCAAGGCTGTGCACGATTTCCGCCAAGGCACCCGACCGCTGGCAGGGCTTTGTCGACGAGAATACGGCCTATATCGAAATGGCACTGGAACCGGAAATCCAGCGCATCATGTTTCGCGACGGACCGGCGGTGTTCGGCGATCCCTCCAGCTGGCCGAGCGCCAATGGCTGTATCCGCACGATAACGACCAGCCTTGTCGCATTGCATGAAGAAGGTGTCATCGTCGATATCGACTCGGAAGCCGCCGCGCGGCTGATCAATGCGGCGAGCAGTGCTGCGGCCCAATGGATTGCCAATTCAGACGATCCCGAGACCACATCGAAGCGGGCCGTCAAGGCATTCCGGAAGCTTCTGGAAGGCCTGCTGATCCGAAAAAAATGA